From the Candidatus Peregrinibacteria bacterium genome, one window contains:
- a CDS encoding ATP-dependent helicase: protein MNHNSTAYESAKQTLNSAQKKAVETVYGPVLAIAGPGTGKTQVLALRIAEILQETDTNPENILALTFTDAGVVAMRNRLRTFIGPTAHSVRISTFHGFCVETIARYPEYFSGSRFRVAADKISQIRILQKILESSDFTALSPATRPFFFLRNILSRISELKREGLSPEDFQQIVEQRVVDFETISEEEKTNPKTGHWKKKYLDEQKRIEKWQELVLAYKQYEDLMQKEGLMDFDDQILFVLHALRTEEDLTASVREETLFLLADEFQDSNGAQMEILERIVGDDQSPNIFTVGDDDQSIYRFQGANLENITRFLRKFSSATIIPLTENYRSTKEILALAESVIQNSSERLTKIFPKISKRIVSATKKKGEMPKLFSFSTPEAERFFVLQKAKNLHKKGYSLAEIAVLVRTNHEGQEFLRYFEENDLPAVFSSRSNVLRDIRIQQILTLLKLAENPTENRLFFEVLHYPVWNIPLVEIWRAHRYAKEQKTSLFECFLENHNSQLKDEERDPNSVSGSLKNSSEISDSANTAPNVVRICQLFGEWSQDLRDKTLPEVFQKILTESGFLAFLLGKKTRLETLNHVNALFGEIKTLARNTPNASLSHFLEILRIREEFDEPIEDRMLQAPTEAVRILTTHGAKGLEYETVFVTNLAEGVWGDRKKPQSLTLPEDIVSMPKDIERENEEERRLFFVAITRAKEQLFLSYSMQSETGKEQSASRFLDEIDPETREEGVRDIYEEQVEERLKSDLFFSPQKTSVDEESFLREMVHSERFALSPTAFENYRECPNKFLLENLLRIPSVKDARLSLGTAVHAALESFFTEHRKQKILPNRSIAFLALEKSFEREIISSSERDALLREGREHLNTYFDQFEGLFPLPVATELDFRPHHVLLDGTASITGKIDKVEWINEAQREVRIIDYKTSKGKSVNEILGARDSQKDDIRAGAMYRQLLFYFLLATESRQFPWTPISFALDFLRPDESGKCIRREFQISFADTLPLKEEIHRVWKSIQNLEFLETKEPCEIKKKEGRCWYCEIMRKNDN from the coding sequence ATGAATCACAATAGTACTGCGTACGAATCGGCGAAACAGACACTCAATAGTGCACAAAAAAAAGCGGTAGAAACCGTTTACGGACCAGTACTTGCCATTGCCGGACCAGGAACAGGAAAAACCCAAGTGCTTGCGCTTCGTATTGCAGAAATTTTACAAGAGACGGATACGAATCCCGAAAATATCCTTGCACTCACGTTTACCGATGCCGGAGTTGTTGCCATGCGAAATCGTCTTCGAACATTCATTGGACCAACTGCGCATTCGGTTCGTATTTCTACTTTTCATGGATTTTGTGTGGAGACCATTGCTCGATATCCCGAATATTTTTCTGGATCAAGATTCCGAGTGGCGGCAGATAAAATTTCGCAAATCCGTATTCTCCAAAAGATTCTTGAAAGTTCAGACTTTACAGCACTTTCCCCTGCTACGCGCCCTTTCTTTTTTCTGAGAAATATTCTTTCTCGTATTTCAGAACTCAAACGAGAAGGACTGTCACCAGAAGATTTTCAACAAATTGTGGAACAGCGAGTAGTGGATTTTGAGACAATTTCGGAAGAAGAAAAAACAAACCCAAAAACAGGTCACTGGAAAAAAAAGTACCTCGATGAGCAAAAACGAATAGAAAAATGGCAAGAACTCGTTCTCGCCTATAAACAATATGAAGACTTGATGCAAAAAGAGGGACTTATGGATTTTGACGATCAAATTCTCTTTGTGCTTCATGCACTCCGAACAGAAGAAGATTTGACAGCGAGTGTTCGAGAAGAAACCCTCTTTCTTTTGGCAGATGAATTTCAAGACAGTAATGGCGCACAAATGGAAATTTTAGAACGCATTGTCGGGGACGATCAGTCACCAAACATTTTCACCGTGGGAGATGACGATCAATCTATTTACCGATTTCAGGGAGCAAATTTAGAGAATATCACCCGATTTTTGCGAAAATTTTCCTCCGCAACTATTATTCCTCTTACTGAGAATTATCGGAGCACAAAAGAAATTTTGGCACTTGCAGAATCGGTTATTCAAAATAGTTCCGAACGGCTCACAAAAATATTTCCAAAAATTTCAAAACGGATTGTATCCGCCACAAAAAAAAAGGGAGAAATGCCAAAACTCTTTTCGTTTTCCACGCCAGAAGCAGAGCGATTTTTTGTTCTTCAAAAAGCAAAAAACCTTCACAAAAAAGGATATTCTCTGGCAGAAATAGCGGTTCTTGTTCGAACAAACCACGAAGGACAAGAATTTCTGCGGTATTTTGAAGAAAATGATTTGCCCGCTGTATTTTCCTCACGAAGTAATGTTTTGCGAGATATTCGCATTCAACAAATTCTTACGCTTTTAAAACTTGCAGAAAATCCAACCGAAAACCGACTTTTTTTTGAAGTGCTCCATTACCCCGTATGGAATATTCCGCTTGTGGAAATTTGGCGTGCGCATCGATATGCAAAAGAGCAGAAAACGAGTCTCTTTGAGTGCTTTTTGGAAAACCATAACTCCCAGTTAAAAGATGAAGAGCGAGACCCAAATTCTGTTTCAGGTTCTTTAAAAAATTCTTCGGAAATTTCGGATTCTGCAAATACTGCCCCTAACGTTGTTCGTATCTGCCAACTATTTGGAGAGTGGAGCCAAGATCTTCGAGATAAAACTCTTCCCGAGGTTTTTCAAAAAATACTTACAGAATCGGGATTTCTTGCATTTCTCTTGGGAAAAAAGACACGGCTCGAAACACTCAATCATGTCAATGCACTCTTTGGAGAAATCAAAACCCTCGCACGAAACACTCCCAATGCCTCTCTTTCGCATTTTTTAGAGATTCTTCGCATTCGAGAAGAATTTGACGAACCCATTGAAGATCGCATGTTGCAGGCACCGACAGAAGCAGTTCGTATTCTCACTACTCACGGTGCAAAGGGCTTGGAATATGAAACTGTATTTGTGACAAACCTGGCAGAAGGCGTGTGGGGCGATCGAAAAAAACCGCAAAGCCTTACTCTGCCAGAAGATATTGTGTCGATGCCAAAAGACATAGAGCGCGAAAATGAAGAGGAGCGCCGACTCTTTTTTGTAGCAATTACCCGAGCAAAAGAGCAACTTTTTCTCAGTTACTCCATGCAATCGGAAACCGGAAAAGAACAATCCGCAAGCCGATTTCTCGATGAAATTGATCCAGAAACCCGAGAAGAAGGAGTAAGAGATATATACGAAGAGCAAGTGGAAGAGCGTCTCAAGAGTGATCTTTTCTTTTCTCCCCAAAAAACCAGCGTCGACGAAGAATCGTTTTTACGGGAAATGGTACACTCCGAACGATTTGCCCTTTCCCCCACCGCCTTTGAAAACTATCGAGAGTGTCCAAACAAGTTTCTCCTCGAAAATCTCTTACGCATTCCGTCCGTAAAAGATGCAAGACTCTCTCTTGGAACTGCCGTTCATGCGGCGCTTGAATCTTTTTTTACCGAACACCGAAAACAGAAAATTCTCCCCAATCGCTCCATTGCCTTTCTTGCGCTCGAAAAATCGTTTGAGCGAGAGATAATAAGTAGTTCAGAACGAGACGCACTTCTTCGAGAAGGACGTGAGCATTTGAACACATATTTTGATCAATTTGAAGGATTGTTCCCTCTCCCAGTCGCTACCGAACTCGATTTTCGTCCACACCATGTCCTTTTGGACGGAACAGCATCTATTACCGGAAAAATTGATAAGGTGGAATGGATAAACGAGGCGCAACGCGAAGTACGGATTATTGATTACAAAACGAGCAAAGGGAAAAGCGTTAACGAAATTTTGGGCGCACGCGATTCCCAAAAAGATGATATTCGTGCCGGAGCCATGTATCGCCAACTTCTCTTTTATTTTCTCCTCGCTACCGAAAGCCGTCAATTCCCATGGACACCCATTTCTTTTGCGCTCGACTTTTTACGACCAGATGAAAGCGGAAAATGCATCCGCCGAGAATTTCAAATATCATTCGCAGATACGCTTCCACTCAAAGAAGAAATTCACCGTGTCTGGAAGAGCATTCAAAATTTAGAGTTTTTAGAGACGAAAGAACCATGTGAAATCAAAAAAAAAGAAGGTAGATGCTGGTATTGTGAAATAATGAGAAAAAATGACAATTGA
- a CDS encoding heavy metal translocating P-type ATPase — MKNITLRITGMNCASCSTLLEKNLHDDTRILSASVNIATEKANIRFRPEDISETEIGDIIRHSGFGVAEKHQEKENFREVKIQKLRKQFLLSLLFGIPLFFLSMGEAIGLPSLPVSQLTNVTLQFLLTTVIMVVTAPLYISGFVKLIQRNPNMDSLVEIGTLAAYFYSLTLFFLLIFAPENMGNEYTYFESAGFILIFISLGKYLEEKTKGKTSEAIEKLMGLQPKTAVVFRNNSEVSVPISDVQKNDIVLIKPGEKIPVDGIISEGASTIDESAITGESIPVQKKQGDTVIGATINKTGAFRFIATGVGEETMLAQIVKIMEEAVSSKAPIQLLADKVSFYFVPTVMGIATLTCFAWIMAGFSFSFALTAFVSVLIIACPCSLGLATPTAIMMGTGLSAKRGILIKNSKALEMAHKVDTIVFDKTGTLTKGTPEVVSFHSFDNKEKEGKQTAFSLAKNSNHPLSLAVSEWGKKNKIQEEELSHFQEKEGKGLSAETKEKTPILLGNRTLLEEEGVSLSPNEESLFLAEAQEGKTPLFVARGKKIIGILGVMDDIKETTPLALQKLQESGKHVLMITGDHKVVAQAIAKKLGIQEVLSEVLPGKKAEKIQMLQQQGRTVAMVGDGINDAPALAQADLGIALGAGTDIALEAGDIILVRNNLEDVSRAIEISKYTLQKIQQNLFWAFFYNIIGIPIAAGALYPFFGFLLNPMVAAFAMSFSSVSVVGNSLLMKWRKFQ; from the coding sequence ATGAAAAATATTACCCTTCGTATCACGGGAATGAACTGTGCCTCGTGTAGCACACTTTTGGAGAAAAATCTTCACGATGACACACGCATCCTTTCTGCAAGTGTCAATATTGCTACTGAAAAAGCGAATATCCGTTTTCGTCCAGAGGATATTTCTGAAACAGAAATTGGAGATATCATACGTCATTCTGGATTTGGTGTTGCGGAAAAGCATCAGGAAAAAGAGAATTTTCGAGAAGTAAAAATACAAAAACTCCGAAAACAATTTCTTCTCTCTTTGCTTTTTGGTATTCCGCTCTTTTTTCTCTCGATGGGAGAGGCTATTGGTCTTCCTTCGCTTCCTGTTTCTCAGCTTACCAATGTCACACTCCAATTTCTTCTGACAACGGTGATTATGGTGGTGACTGCTCCTTTGTATATTTCGGGGTTCGTAAAGCTTATTCAGCGGAATCCGAATATGGATAGTCTTGTAGAAATTGGAACACTGGCGGCGTATTTCTACTCTCTCACTCTCTTTTTTCTTCTTATTTTCGCACCAGAAAATATGGGAAATGAATATACCTATTTTGAGAGTGCTGGGTTTATTCTTATTTTTATTTCACTCGGAAAGTACCTTGAAGAAAAGACAAAAGGGAAAACAAGTGAAGCAATTGAAAAACTTATGGGGCTTCAGCCAAAAACAGCAGTCGTCTTTCGAAACAACTCAGAAGTTTCTGTCCCCATTTCTGACGTGCAGAAAAATGATATTGTTCTCATTAAACCGGGAGAAAAAATTCCGGTGGATGGAATCATATCTGAAGGTGCCTCCACTATTGATGAAAGTGCTATTACTGGAGAAAGTATCCCCGTGCAGAAAAAGCAGGGAGACACTGTTATTGGTGCGACTATCAATAAAACTGGCGCATTCCGTTTTATTGCCACTGGTGTCGGAGAAGAAACCATGCTCGCGCAAATCGTAAAGATTATGGAAGAAGCCGTTTCCTCAAAAGCTCCGATACAACTTTTAGCAGATAAAGTTTCGTTTTATTTTGTGCCAACTGTTATGGGTATTGCGACACTTACGTGTTTTGCATGGATAATGGCAGGATTTTCCTTCTCTTTTGCACTTACCGCTTTTGTTTCTGTACTCATTATTGCTTGCCCGTGTTCACTGGGACTTGCAACCCCCACTGCTATTATGATGGGCACTGGGCTTTCTGCAAAACGAGGAATTCTGATTAAAAATTCTAAAGCACTCGAAATGGCGCACAAAGTGGACACCATTGTTTTTGACAAAACAGGAACACTAACAAAAGGAACTCCAGAGGTTGTCTCTTTTCATTCTTTTGACAACAAGGAAAAAGAAGGAAAGCAAACAGCATTTTCTTTAGCAAAAAATTCAAATCATCCTCTTTCTCTTGCGGTTTCTGAGTGGGGAAAGAAAAATAAAATACAAGAAGAAGAACTCTCTCATTTTCAAGAAAAAGAAGGAAAAGGACTCTCTGCTGAAACAAAAGAAAAAACTCCAATCCTTTTAGGAAATCGAACGCTTTTAGAAGAAGAGGGGGTTTCTCTTTCTCCAAATGAAGAATCACTTTTTCTTGCGGAGGCGCAGGAAGGAAAAACACCTCTTTTTGTGGCACGAGGAAAAAAAATAATTGGTATATTAGGAGTGATGGACGACATAAAAGAAACCACTCCGCTTGCTCTTCAGAAGCTACAAGAATCGGGAAAACACGTGCTCATGATCACTGGAGATCACAAGGTGGTAGCGCAAGCTATTGCAAAGAAATTGGGAATACAAGAAGTCCTTTCGGAAGTTCTTCCTGGAAAAAAGGCAGAAAAAATCCAAATGCTTCAACAACAAGGAAGAACGGTTGCTATGGTTGGCGATGGTATTAACGATGCGCCAGCATTGGCACAGGCAGATTTGGGTATTGCGCTTGGTGCCGGAACTGATATTGCTTTAGAGGCAGGAGATATTATTCTCGTGCGAAACAACTTGGAAGATGTTTCACGAGCCATAGAAATTTCGAAATACACTTTGCAAAAAATACAGCAAAACCTTTTTTGGGCATTTTTCTATAATATTATCGGAATCCCTATCGCCGCAGGGGCGCTTTATCCCTTTTTTGGTTTTCTTTTAAACCCAATGGTGGCGGCATTCGCCATGTCATTTTCTTCCGTGAGTGTCGTGGGAAATTCGTTGCTCATGAAATGGCGTAAATTTCAATAG
- a CDS encoding site-2 protease family protein, producing MEYFITGIVFVLIFSLIILIHEGGHFWAARFGKIKVEEFGFGLPPKACGWKNKKSGVLYSLNWIPFGGFVRMLGEDDRDKKAQKDPHAFGNRPLWARIFTVCAGVMMNFLLGWILLTVGYTIGMKPILISPEDVDHAVANGIVLTDDAGVLIAKVVPNSPAEKAGLLSGDFITGIDNIVPVQTAQEFLDAKNRGLRGKEFHLQILRRTYSSTGQIETEKRIVALVPLDEEGNMGIYPSDDPSITAILPVQYAPHKAAWQAAKDVGNLSHYTVVMLGDVVSSLVSKLTVPDGVGGPVAIVKATHHFVSLGEVMEIVKFAALLSISIGVINIMPVPALDGGRLIFLLFEGIFRRKPLPKWEPIIHGVGFILLILFLIAITWKDLTSTISW from the coding sequence ATGGAATATTTTATAACTGGTATTGTTTTTGTTCTCATTTTTTCCCTTATCATCCTTATTCATGAAGGAGGGCATTTTTGGGCAGCACGTTTTGGAAAAATAAAGGTAGAAGAGTTTGGTTTTGGACTTCCGCCAAAAGCATGTGGTTGGAAAAACAAAAAATCTGGTGTCCTCTATTCCTTAAACTGGATTCCATTTGGAGGATTTGTCCGCATGCTCGGAGAAGACGATCGAGACAAAAAAGCACAAAAAGATCCACATGCTTTTGGAAATCGTCCGCTTTGGGCGCGCATTTTTACCGTATGCGCAGGAGTAATGATGAATTTTTTACTCGGGTGGATTCTCCTTACTGTTGGCTACACTATTGGCATGAAGCCCATTCTCATTTCTCCAGAGGATGTGGATCATGCTGTGGCGAATGGAATTGTTCTCACAGATGACGCAGGAGTGCTTATTGCTAAAGTGGTTCCTAATTCTCCTGCAGAAAAAGCAGGACTCTTGTCGGGAGATTTTATTACGGGAATTGATAACATTGTTCCTGTTCAGACGGCACAAGAATTTCTTGACGCAAAGAATAGGGGACTTCGCGGAAAAGAATTTCATTTACAGATATTACGTCGAACCTATTCGAGTACAGGTCAAATAGAGACTGAAAAGAGAATAGTTGCCCTTGTTCCGCTTGATGAAGAGGGAAATATGGGGATCTACCCATCAGATGATCCATCGATAACAGCGATACTTCCAGTGCAGTACGCGCCCCATAAAGCGGCGTGGCAGGCGGCAAAAGATGTGGGAAACCTCTCTCACTATACAGTTGTTATGTTAGGGGATGTTGTCTCCTCTCTCGTTTCAAAGCTCACTGTTCCAGATGGCGTTGGGGGTCCTGTGGCTATTGTAAAGGCGACTCATCACTTTGTTTCTCTGGGGGAGGTAATGGAGATTGTTAAATTTGCCGCGCTACTCTCTATTTCTATTGGGGTTATTAATATTATGCCAGTTCCGGCACTTGATGGAGGGCGACTCATATTTCTTCTTTTTGAGGGGATATTTCGAAGAAAGCCACTTCCAAAATGGGAGCCAATAATTCATGGAGTTGGTTTTATACTCCTTATTCTCTTTTTGATTGCGATCACCTGGAAAGATCTTACAAGCACTATCTCTTGGTGA
- a CDS encoding metal-sensing transcriptional repressor, translating into MSEKKQKTAIALKKAHTLLGKILQMVEGDVYCINIIQQNLAVIGLLKSVNLDLLEGHLHCCVKSAMKAQDIQKMDEMMEEILKIMKTAQSK; encoded by the coding sequence ATGTCAGAAAAAAAGCAAAAAACTGCGATTGCTCTCAAAAAGGCACACACGCTTTTGGGAAAAATTCTTCAAATGGTGGAAGGAGACGTGTATTGCATCAATATTATTCAGCAAAATTTGGCAGTAATTGGACTTTTAAAATCCGTTAATCTCGATCTTCTCGAAGGGCATCTTCATTGCTGTGTAAAGAGCGCCATGAAAGCGCAAGATATTCAAAAAATGGATGAGATGATGGAAGAGATTCTCAAGATTATGAAAACCGCTCAGAGCAAATAA
- a CDS encoding sulfite exporter TauE/SafE family protein, translated as MKQIFPVSGMHCVSCETLLEKEVSCISGVQKCKASHKKGTLEVECDKSVLKKEIENAIQKCGYNKENSFQKKGKVKVSGKDLLQIGGIFVGIFFLVTLFSHFELSRFFPDANKEVGIFMAILLGFVASISTCLALTGGIVMSFSSIYSSQKDASLWHRLFPQLSFQFGRIGGFAILGGVLGSVGSALRYSSAGAGYLTIFVAFIMLYTGLHILGFVPSITRFGMHLPKIFSFPVHALQQKKHPIFPAIIGVLTFFLPCGFTQSLQLVAVASGSFWAGSLIMFSFALGTFPVLFSVGLGSSYAKQKDFGFFRKIIGVFIIFFGLFSLQSGLVLAGSKVSLDFWSTAPPQNAIPSDNTSGEVQVVTMDIDYTFQQTEFRVRKGVPVQWEINAIHTTGCADEVIIPRLGISSGKLKSGKNVVEFTPTETGTLPFSCWMGMQNGKFLVED; from the coding sequence ATGAAGCAGATATTTCCTGTTTCCGGAATGCACTGTGTCAGTTGTGAAACTCTTCTCGAAAAAGAAGTATCATGTATCTCTGGTGTTCAAAAATGCAAAGCATCTCACAAAAAGGGAACATTAGAAGTAGAATGTGACAAGAGTGTACTCAAAAAAGAGATCGAAAATGCTATTCAAAAATGCGGATATAACAAAGAAAATTCCTTTCAGAAAAAAGGGAAAGTAAAAGTATCCGGAAAAGATCTTCTCCAAATAGGAGGTATTTTTGTGGGTATCTTTTTTCTCGTCACACTTTTTTCTCATTTTGAGCTCTCACGTTTTTTTCCAGATGCCAATAAAGAGGTTGGTATTTTTATGGCAATTCTTTTGGGGTTTGTCGCATCAATTTCTACCTGTCTTGCGCTTACGGGTGGTATTGTGATGAGTTTTTCGAGTATCTATTCCTCTCAAAAAGATGCTTCGCTTTGGCATAGGCTTTTTCCTCAGCTTTCCTTTCAGTTCGGACGTATTGGGGGATTTGCCATTCTTGGAGGAGTACTTGGCTCTGTGGGAAGTGCGCTTCGGTATTCATCGGCAGGAGCAGGGTATCTCACCATTTTTGTGGCATTCATTATGCTCTATACCGGACTTCATATTCTTGGGTTTGTTCCGAGTATCACTCGGTTTGGAATGCATCTCCCTAAAATATTCAGTTTTCCCGTTCACGCTCTTCAGCAAAAGAAGCACCCAATATTTCCTGCGATTATTGGGGTGCTCACCTTCTTTTTGCCATGTGGATTTACACAATCCTTGCAACTTGTCGCTGTCGCCTCGGGGAGTTTTTGGGCGGGATCACTCATTATGTTTTCCTTTGCTCTCGGAACATTCCCCGTTCTGTTTTCTGTTGGTCTTGGTTCCTCATACGCGAAACAGAAAGATTTTGGATTTTTTCGAAAGATCATTGGCGTTTTCATTATCTTTTTTGGTCTGTTTTCTCTGCAATCGGGTTTGGTGCTCGCAGGATCAAAAGTGAGTCTCGATTTTTGGAGCACCGCTCCTCCTCAAAATGCTATTCCTTCTGATAACACTTCAGGAGAGGTGCAAGTGGTTACAATGGACATCGACTACACGTTTCAGCAAACCGAATTTCGTGTGCGAAAAGGAGTTCCGGTTCAATGGGAAATCAATGCCATTCATACTACCGGATGCGCAGATGAGGTTATTATTCCACGACTTGGAATTTCGAGCGGAAAATTAAAATCAGGGAAAAACGTGGTGGAATTCACTCCAACCGAAACCGGAACGCTTCCTTTCTCGTGCTGGATGGGGATGCAGAACGGAAAGTTTTTGGTAGAAGATTAA
- the frr gene encoding ribosome recycling factor, which yields MHILLSSVQEEFHKAVSFLKKEYASLQTGRANSGLVEDIEVEQYGQRMPIRHLANISLNGQEILIDPWDRSVLSVIEKAIREKSDLGLNPINNGVAIRINVPPLTEDRRREMVKIVHQKAEHARVSIRQARQGVQEKLRKEEKDGGMSEDDLKRLEKDLQKEVDEANKKVEDLCKHKEIEVMTV from the coding sequence ATGCATATACTTCTCTCTTCCGTGCAGGAGGAATTTCACAAAGCTGTTTCCTTTTTGAAAAAAGAGTACGCTTCTCTTCAAACCGGACGCGCAAATTCGGGGCTTGTGGAGGATATTGAAGTAGAACAGTATGGACAGCGTATGCCGATTCGCCATCTTGCGAATATTTCTCTTAATGGACAAGAGATTCTCATTGATCCATGGGACAGAAGCGTACTTTCGGTCATAGAAAAAGCCATTCGAGAAAAGAGTGACTTAGGACTGAATCCCATTAATAATGGTGTTGCTATTCGAATTAATGTTCCGCCACTCACCGAAGATCGTCGACGAGAAATGGTAAAAATTGTTCATCAAAAAGCGGAACATGCTCGTGTCTCTATTCGACAAGCGCGACAAGGAGTTCAGGAGAAACTTCGAAAGGAAGAAAAAGATGGAGGAATGAGTGAAGATGATCTCAAGCGTCTTGAGAAGGATCTTCAAAAAGAAGTGGACGAAGCGAATAAAAAAGTAGAAGATCTTTGCAAACATAAAGAAATCGAAGTGATGACTGTCTGA
- a CDS encoding polyprenyl synthetase family protein: MRFSWYETYRQCIETELETWFRQNDIYDEKSPEKVLFEAMKYGVLGSGKRFRPILGCCAFEACADNRSLKKKDIQSLIALEFIHASTLIHDDLPAMDNDELRRGKPTVWKVYGEGIAVLAGDVLVGEAFRILSQTVSHKKLPNVISFFSHVLGIQGVNGGQARDILFENTKLTANEIEETHRKKTGALLLCSALFGAFLANASEEKQCLIAEYANALGLAFQIRDDILDAEGDEKILGKKTKKDIEKKGFVQIFGIEEAKKRLTHEVETAINIANKLQSEKLRDLAELTEKREK, translated from the coding sequence TTGAGATTCTCTTGGTACGAAACTTATCGGCAATGTATCGAAACTGAGCTTGAAACATGGTTTCGCCAAAATGACATATACGATGAAAAAAGTCCCGAAAAAGTCCTTTTTGAAGCGATGAAATATGGAGTACTTGGTTCTGGAAAACGATTTCGTCCTATACTCGGATGCTGTGCTTTTGAAGCATGTGCCGATAATAGATCTCTGAAAAAGAAAGATATTCAGTCGCTTATCGCATTGGAGTTCATTCATGCTTCTACACTCATACACGATGATCTTCCTGCGATGGACAATGATGAATTGCGTCGTGGAAAGCCAACCGTTTGGAAAGTATACGGAGAAGGAATTGCTGTTTTAGCGGGAGATGTTCTTGTGGGGGAGGCATTTCGAATTCTTTCACAGACCGTATCACACAAAAAACTTCCAAATGTTATTTCCTTTTTTTCCCATGTTCTTGGTATACAAGGAGTCAACGGCGGACAGGCACGAGATATTTTGTTCGAAAATACAAAGCTGACTGCAAACGAAATAGAGGAAACACACCGCAAAAAAACTGGCGCGCTTTTACTATGCTCTGCACTTTTTGGCGCTTTTCTTGCGAATGCTTCGGAAGAAAAGCAATGCCTCATTGCTGAATATGCAAATGCACTCGGACTCGCTTTTCAAATTCGTGATGATATTCTCGACGCAGAAGGAGATGAAAAAATACTCGGGAAAAAAACGAAGAAAGATATCGAGAAAAAAGGATTTGTTCAAATATTTGGCATAGAAGAAGCAAAAAAAAGACTGACCCATGAAGTGGAAACAGCGATAAATATTGCCAACAAACTTCAATCGGAAAAACTGAGAGATTTAGCAGAACTCACAGAAAAGCGAGAGAAGTAA
- the murD gene encoding UDP-N-acetylmuramoyl-L-alanine--D-glutamate ligase, translated as MKLLTKKIGVLGFGIEGQSVAHFLESRRIRDLIVYDENKPEFPNFSEVGNRDVLIRSPGVSPHHPALQNFRGKIIGSAELFFQLCPTKKVIGVTGTKGKGTTSTLISKIFEEANDTVFLVGNIGVPFFEVLPNIRTRDVVIAELSSFQLWDSEQSPQIAVLLRTNPDHLEKHLSFDEYLSAKRNIFLHQKSGGRLVYCADCPVVSQIAEELPEETLIPVSLQKELPHGAFRRGDEIIWKTEEGEEVICEVGDIKLRGEHNLENVVAAIAASKLLNVRTAPIQTAIQKFSGLPYRLQLIAATRSGIHFWNDSCATTPSATIAGIKTFSQEPLILISGGSEKNADYNDLGKVIVEEKPKALILMGKTGVQIGDLAKKSGYDAKKIHSGENLEGVFAVLEKIIDSGDNILFSPASASFDQFKNEYDRGEKWNAMVNEFLRKRK; from the coding sequence ATGAAACTCCTCACGAAAAAAATCGGCGTTCTTGGGTTTGGTATAGAAGGACAATCGGTTGCTCATTTTTTGGAGAGTCGTCGTATTCGCGATCTCATTGTGTACGATGAAAACAAACCGGAATTTCCAAATTTTTCAGAAGTTGGAAATCGTGATGTTCTTATTCGCTCTCCAGGAGTAAGTCCGCATCATCCTGCACTTCAGAACTTCCGAGGAAAGATTATTGGAAGTGCAGAACTTTTTTTTCAGTTATGTCCAACCAAGAAAGTTATTGGAGTTACCGGAACAAAAGGAAAAGGAACCACTTCAACGCTTATTTCTAAAATTTTTGAAGAAGCAAATGATACTGTCTTTCTTGTAGGAAATATTGGTGTTCCCTTCTTTGAAGTTCTTCCCAATATTCGAACGCGAGATGTTGTCATTGCAGAGCTTTCAAGTTTCCAGTTGTGGGATTCAGAACAATCTCCTCAGATTGCTGTTCTCCTCCGCACAAACCCAGATCATCTAGAGAAACACCTGAGTTTTGATGAATATCTTTCGGCAAAACGGAATATTTTTCTTCATCAAAAATCTGGAGGTCGATTAGTATATTGTGCCGATTGTCCCGTTGTTTCACAAATAGCAGAGGAACTTCCAGAAGAAACCCTTATTCCTGTTTCTCTTCAAAAAGAGCTTCCTCATGGGGCTTTTCGAAGGGGGGATGAAATTATTTGGAAAACAGAAGAAGGTGAAGAGGTTATTTGCGAAGTGGGAGATATAAAACTTCGAGGAGAACATAATTTAGAAAATGTCGTAGCCGCTATTGCCGCTTCAAAACTTCTCAACGTCCGCACAGCTCCTATACAAACCGCTATTCAGAAGTTCTCTGGTCTCCCCTATCGCCTTCAGCTCATTGCGGCAACACGATCTGGAATTCACTTTTGGAATGATTCGTGTGCCACCACCCCATCGGCAACTATTGCGGGAATTAAAACATTTTCTCAGGAGCCACTCATTCTTATTTCTGGTGGATCAGAAAAAAATGCAGATTATAACGATCTCGGAAAAGTAATAGTCGAAGAAAAACCGAAAGCACTTATTCTTATGGGAAAAACTGGGGTACAAATAGGAGATCTTGCTAAGAAATCGGGTTATGATGCAAAAAAAATACACTCTGGAGAAAATCTTGAAGGAGTCTTTGCTGTATTAGAAAAAATTATTGACTCTGGAGACAACATTCTCTTTTCTCCTGCGTCAGCAAGTTTTGATCAGTTTAAAAATGAATATGACCGTGGAGAAAAATGGAATGCGATGGTGAATGAGTTCTTGCGAAAAAGAAAATAA